The segment CACTCCGGGTGCCGCCGTCTGCCTGCACTCCCTGTGTTCTGCTCCCCCAGTTTGTCCCACAGCTTCTGCGCTCGCCCGCCGCAGTGCCGAGCCCAGCCGTCATGGGAGCGATGTCGACTGTTGAGTTAATCtgttctcttcttcctttgcagtTCCTGCGAGTGCACTTGGAAACTGCAAGCAGCTAACGCTCGCTGCCGGAGCCCCCAGATGGGACTAGAGCCAAGCTCCTGCGCTCCTTACGGGGATGAAGGTAGAGCCATGTTACCTGCTACCTAAGCTCGCTGTGGCCGATGTAGTTTGTGGATATGGTCCCGTACCAGGCTTCGTGCACAGACTCTCAGCTCTGATCCCGCCCGAGACGTTTTAGCGGCAGCAGAGAGATCCCCGGCTGTGGAGCGGGCTCCTCCGACCACCCTGCGACGGAGGGGCTGCAGCGCTGGAGAGTTACTATGCAGCTTGGACtgtttgtggtggtggtttttctAAGCTCGATGGATCTaacaggcagcagcaaagtggTGAAGGGCAAGAGGCAAAGACGAAGTATGTATGAAACGCTTTTCTTTACTTCTTCTCGTGATGCTGTACGGTTTGTGCAGATGGTGAATGCGTTCCCTAACacagagagctgggcagagcctGGGGTGCCCCGCAAGCCCTCGGAGCTCCCCAGGTTCCACTCCCGTGCAGAGATGTGCACTACCCTGTCCTGCCGGACCTGCCGCAGCCCCGAGCCGCAGGCAGGtgccccccagcagctgcctgcactaACCCTGCAGGCAGTGCCGGGCAGGCACGGGGAGGAGCTGCCCCCCAGCCTGCGGCTCGGGGCAGGGACCGGCCAGCGCTGCTCCCACGGGTGAGCTGGTGCCCACGGCAGCGCCCGTGGCCAGAGGAGTTCGCTCTGTGGAGCAGGACGGGGTCAGCCTCCCCGCTTCCCGCAGCGCCTTGGCTGCCCCCACTTTTGCCCCCGCAGGCACTGAGCGGGCCGGCAGCCTCGGGGTCCCCCACCATTGTCAGGTGCCTCCCCAGGAGAAGTGAGCTGTAGAGGGAAGGGAGCGGGTGAGCAGAGCCGTGCATCGctccccaccctcctcccaGACGCTGCTCCGCTGGCAGGCTCCTGCCCCGCGCTGTCCTTTTACCCCCACGGCCACCCCGTCCCACCCGGAGCCACCCGGCAGGCtctgccccaggcagcagccacGCACGGTGCCCACTCAGCTGCTACCGGGTGCTGGGCCGCAGGGTGGCCGGGCTGCGGTGCGACCCGCAGTGCACGGGGTTGTAATTATCCCTGCAGCCCGGATGGTCCTTGGCTGGTCCCAGCTCGGGGCTCACGCAGGGCAACCAGGCTGAATCGGTACAAGAGCTGCCAGATGGGTTTGCCCTCATTTACGTAAGCTGGGTTTAGAACTGGTTTACATTAGAACTatcttaaattaaattatataaaaattattttatattaaaactgGGACTGCTGAGTCCTGGGAGAACAAGGAAAACCTGATGTCATGGCTAATGCTATGAAGTGCAATTTCCAGCGAGGGGCTGGTTTATACCTTTGCCATAGAGGCAGACCTTGGCACAGCTGCCCAGCGCTGCGGGAGGGATGGGGCCGGATCCCCGGGGGTCCCTGCGTACGGGAGGCCCATAATGCCAAGGGGAGGTCTCAGTCCAGACCTGCAAAGCCTCCTGGCAGCTGGTCACGGAGGGTccgcggggctggggacccccggcTGCTTTCTGTTTCGCTTCCCCAGGCTGCGGCAGCCTCCGCGCCATGGACCAGCGATGGGCTGGGACAGGCAGAGGGGAGCTGCCGAGGTCTCGGGTCACtgtggggggagaggaaagTTTTCTTACCTCTCGGTCTGGCATGTGAACACTGTGGTGCTCCACGCTCGCTTTTGAAGTGTGGtaaacacagtatttaaaagaaaacatttcttaaatacaCAGCTTTTCTATAAACAAGGACGCTGCTTGCAtaataaactaataaaaataacctGCATTCTAGCCTGCAAAGAATGCTATTGGTTTCAAAACAAGCAGCATTTTGTATgataattaaaagcagaaaactctCAAGACATGGGATTGAGTATTTTTCTTGGACTGAACTTAGGAGCTGAGAGCACATCTCTATTTTGAGGGCAGTGAAATCTCCTGCACTGCCAGATACAGTTAACAAAAGCAGGGTCAGGGCGAGATCTAGCTGGGGACGCAGCCTGGCTCGCAGCGCAGCGCAGACTTAGCCAGACGGTTTTGCTCCAGCCCTGCGCAGCTCTGGTCCCCTCATCCTGCGGCGTGCCCGTAGCTCGGCGGGGCGGCACCACCAGCCCCAaggggggacgtggggggagGCGCTGGCCCCCTGGGTGCGTGTCCCTGGCGGGTGTCTGCCCGGTGCAGGCGGCAGGGCCAagtggcagggcaggaggcagaggctgCTGGGCAGAGTGCCGGGACTCTGTGCAGAGTTGGCGGCTGCTGCTGGTCCTGCTCCTCACCGCTGCTGCTGGCACGACCCTCGCGCCTGTGCTCGGTGCGGCACTGCTGCCTGTGGGCGCCAGGCACGGGCCGTGACACCCGGCCGGAGCGGTGCCAGGAGCCGCAGTGAGGGCGTCAGTGCGGCAGGACCCAGCCCTTGgtcctgcccctcctgccccgtGGTGCCGGTGTTTTGGGGACGAAGCTGGTGCGTGCGGAGCCTGGCCGTGCAGGCGGGCGCTAACCgctccctctctctgctcttccagttAGCACCGAGCTGAGTCAGGGCTGTGCCAGAGGCTGCGACCTGTGCTCTGAGTTCAATGGGTGCCTGAGATGTTCCCCCAAACTCTTCATCCTTCTGGAGAGGAATGACATCCGGCAAATTGGGATTTGCCTACCATCTTGTCCACTGGGATACTTTGGCCTTCGCAATACAGACATGAACAAGTGCATCAGTGAGTACGGCGGTGGGAGGGAACGGGCGAAACGCaggagggtggtggtgcttTGCGGAGCTTTGCAGGGGATCATGCCACCTCCAGTCAGGGGAGAGGAGATGCTGTGGCTGCATCgaaggggagaaggaggtgcTGAGCAGGGCAGTGATCTACTCAGGGAATAACCCCGTAATCTATGCCGATGTTGGCTAACGCACCTTGGTGCAGCATGCAACCAGGCtgagctgctccttccctttgAGCAGCCACTAGACACTGCCCACGCTGTGCCCTCAGAGGCTGGGCAAGCATCCACTGCCCCACACCAGCCCTTCCATGCAGGGTTAGACTTGAGTTTTGGCCTTCCTGGTCTTTGAGAGCCTCTGCGGGTCTCTCTGTGCTGTAGGCAGGCGGTGGTCAATGGACCAGTGGTCCATTAGAGTAGAGGGCCACTAGCAAACGCTTCAGGGCTGGGTTACCCCGTCACAGCACGCTCAGCACCGCCCAGGTAATGCTGTGGATGTGGCATCCGGCAGGACATTTGGGAAGCTCTGTTACCTGGGCTGCCGGACTGGCACCCTCTTTctttgggaggaaggaggaggaggagggagatcCTTTCAGTTTTTAAGGTGCTACTTGCACAAgtaccttttcttctctcctctgcccGTTCACCACAGCCAAGCAGCTCTCTGAATGAGATCCTTGGCCTGGGGCTCCCTCTTTCAGCCAGAGCACCAGAAAGAAGCTGGACATGGAAAAATGTGATCACTTCCCTGGCAGTTTCATGCAAATCGCCCTCGTGGCCAGACTTCCATCTAACTCCGTTTCTCTGCAGCCCATACTGtagctgcagctggagccatTGATACAGGACTTTATGCTTTGTGCTGTCCTGCTCTGGCTGACTGATGCTCAAGCTGAACACCAGCCCCAACCTTTTCCACCCTGCCCGATTTTGatctggcagcagctgctgctggctatgagagctgcagcacagcGGCTCTGTCCTGTACCAGGGAATGGTGCAAAGCAGACTGATTCTATCCGAGTAGCACAACCAGGCCTGGCAGGACGTTAAGAGGCTCGTCCTGGCTGTTGGCAGACCCCTTGGAGGCAGGATCAAACTCCAGTTACCAGTCAAGAGCTTCCCAAGTCTTTTGCTCACATCAGACTACATGACGgctttgtgttggttttttttttccccagaatgcAAAATTGAGAACTGTGAGTCCTGTTTCAGTCGAAACTTTTGCACAAAATGTAAGGAAGGTTTGTATTTGCACAAAGGGAGGTGTTACGTCACATGCCCCGAAGGCTACTCTGCTGCCAACGGCACCATGGAGTGCAGCAGTCCTGGTAAGTGATGCTCGGGCACCTTTCGCTGAGCTTTCTGTGCCTCTGTCGGGCCCAGTCGCATGAATTGCCACACTTTGGTTTAGATGATAAAACGAGCCCCTCAGAGACGATGGCTTGTCGTACCCGTGTCAAGTGGGTGACGGCACAGGCCAGACGCAGCCCTGCAGAGGGCTGAGCCCTCCGAAAACCAGCCTAGACGGGGAGCAGCACCCCGGCATTGCTGCGGCGTGCTTGTGCAGCGTGACTCAGTTTGTGCGGTATGGCGAGGAAGGGGGTGCCTtgagagctgctggggaaaCCCACGTACCCTTCCAGCCTGCAAGTGGGGGAGTGGTGCGGTGGTGTGCGAGGGCTCCGGGAATCCCGAGGCAGCAACGGAGAAACGAGAGTTACTGCTGGCCTCTCTTGTTATCTGGCAGCACAATGTGAAATGAGTGAGTGGGGGCCCTGGGGGCCCTGCTCCAAGAAGAGGAAGCTCTGCGGCTTcaagaagggcaatgaagacCGAACGCGGCGGATTCTGCAGGCTCCATCCGGAGACGTGTCCCTGTGTCCTGCCACCACAGAGGTGCGGAGGTGCACCGTGCAGAAGAACCAGTGCCCCGAAGGTGAGCAGACGTGGAATATCTCACcatccttccccagcacccTTTATTTGTCAGGCACAAGTATTCAGCCAATTGTCAGGTATCATAAATGCGCTGTGCATCTCGTACCCCTCTACGGCACAGGGAACACAACGTGACAGCAGCCAGAAAGACCCCTGGGTGGAACCGGCACAGACCTCGGGTGGGCGATCCTCAGCATGGCTTGCCACACATCCCACGGGCTTTCAGATATTTTAGCTTCTTCCCCAAGCAGAGATCAGCCAGGCAGCTGAGCGGCCAAAGGTGCAGGCCTGCACGCTGCAGTGACGAGAGTCATCTTCTTCTCTACCAGAACGCTTAGGTCTGCGTTTTTCCCAGCAATTAGAGTGTCTTCAGGATGAATGGTGGTTTGGTCATCCTCTTATGGGATGGACGAGGATTGCAGCGGGGTTGAGTGTTTTGAGGGAAACCAGTTCTAAGCAGAGACTAACACCACAGGGATTAACaacggggcagggggaggccGATCCGTCCCTCTGGTGCACACAGCAGCGGGCGTTAGCTAAGGGGCCTGGTATGCAGCCGTGGAGAAACACAAGTGTTAACACCTCTGCTGGAGACCGACAAATACAAAGCTAAATCCAGATTTGATCCTTCTTCCCTGTTTATATTTAGGCAACAGCCGGCGATGCAGAGCACAGCCCGGCAGACAGGGCGGCTCTCGGGCACCTCCGTGCGTGGGGAGGGCACAGGCCCTTCGGGCCACCCCGCAGCCACGGGCCGCGGGCCAGCTCGCTCTGCTGGAGAGCCTCACGGTGCCCCTTTGCTTTactgcagggaaaaggaagaaaaaggaagagcaaggaAAGCAAGATAATGCGAATGGGAACAGAAATCGGAAAGACACCAAAGACGCTAAGTCTGGCAccaagaagaggaagagcaaaCAGAGAGGGGCTGAGGTCCCCACAACGTCCGCTAGCCCTGCCCAGTAGCTGGTCCTTTACGTCACCTGACGGCAAGACTTCATTGCTGCTATGTATATGAAAGCTTTATTGAACCAGAGCACTGCTACACAACACGTACACATGTCCAGAAAGACAGACATATACTCCCAGACCGACCCACAGACCCGACAGAAACCACATACACAATATTTAAGGaggctgcacacacacacacagcaccCGGGACCGCGGAAGGACGCTGCCGAGGAGCGGGAGCACACGCGGAGGGAAGCCCACCTCCCCGGGGCTCTgcggggatgctgcagggaggagaggtgcaGTCTGACGCAGCGAAGGACCCGGACGCGAGACTTCATGACCAAGGGCCTCGCCTCGAGCCCGGGTGCCTGGCCCCAGCGTAGCACGGCTGCAGGCAGTGGGACGAGACTGGACCCGCACGGCCGCTCTCCCTGACCTGGGACCCGGACTCACACGAAGGCAGCggcctctttctctttcccccaccctttattttgtgttttaagcTGTATGACTTTATCATTGCGAATACATGTTAAACGTTTGTGGTAAGAGGTCAGTGGTATCTGCCCTGAATCTGCTTCAAAGagttatttcaaattaaaaaaacaaaaaacaaacaaaaaaaaaaccaaaaaacaaaatgacaacCAGCTTCCTGAGTGTGTGGTTCATGCCTTGGCCCCTATGGAGGCTGGTGTCCCACAGGACAGAGACTCACTTGTGGAAGGGAAACTCACCAAAGCTTTAAGAAAATCCCAGAAAGTGCTGccagctgcactgcagccaCAAC is part of the Balearica regulorum gibbericeps isolate bBalReg1 chromosome 22, bBalReg1.pri, whole genome shotgun sequence genome and harbors:
- the RSPO1 gene encoding R-spondin-1 yields the protein MQLGLFVVVVFLSSMDLTGSSKVVKGKRQRRISTELSQGCARGCDLCSEFNGCLRCSPKLFILLERNDIRQIGICLPSCPLGYFGLRNTDMNKCIKCKIENCESCFSRNFCTKCKEGLYLHKGRCYVTCPEGYSAANGTMECSSPAQCEMSEWGPWGPCSKKRKLCGFKKGNEDRTRRILQAPSGDVSLCPATTEVRRCTVQKNQCPEGKRKKKEEQGKQDNANGNRNRKDTKDAKSGTKKRKSKQRGAEVPTTSASPAQ